One stretch of Tepiditoga spiralis DNA includes these proteins:
- a CDS encoding NUDIX domain-containing protein, producing MKLIEKELTEEKIFKGRLLDVRKYTVELPDGKHTTRELVVHPGAVAILPIEDENVYLVEQHRFPIRKNLIEIPAGKFDTPNEDPLECGKRELEEEIGKKADEWIYLGYIYTTPGFSNEIIHLYMAKNLKDGTMNTDDDEFINVKKLKINEFEEQIKDGTITDAKTITAYTRAKLMGGI from the coding sequence ATGAAATTAATAGAAAAAGAATTAACTGAAGAAAAAATATTTAAAGGAAGATTATTGGACGTTAGAAAGTATACCGTAGAACTTCCAGATGGAAAACATACAACAAGAGAATTAGTAGTTCATCCAGGAGCAGTTGCTATCTTACCAATAGAAGATGAAAATGTATACTTAGTTGAACAACACAGATTTCCTATAAGAAAAAACTTAATTGAAATACCAGCAGGAAAATTTGATACACCAAATGAAGATCCTTTAGAATGTGGAAAAAGGGAATTAGAAGAAGAAATAGGAAAAAAAGCAGATGAATGGATATATTTAGGATACATATACACAACACCAGGATTTTCAAATGAAATAATACATTTATATATGGCAAAAAATTTGAAAGATGGTACGATGAATACGGATGATGATGAATTTATAAATGTAAAAAAACTTAAAATAAATGAATTTGAAGAGCAAATAAAAGATGGTACAATAACAGATGCAAAAACAATAACAGCTTATACAAGAGCAAAATTAATGGGAGGAATATAA
- a CDS encoding hemolysin family protein — translation MDDPSGSTGVLISLVEVIILLLLSGFFSASETAMTAMSKHKLKDYVENEDDEKKKNQIEKFLKKPNQVLTTILIMNNIVNILAASLTTVFITKLFPNSQGLAIGIATGFITLLILIFGEITPKVYARQNTVKFFEFSFKIINILNYILRPIAWILVRVSNLVIRIFGGSTINEAPFITENEIMSYLDIGHEEGIIEKDEKYLMQRSLEMRDTSVKEIMTPRVDIVAMEDDENIMELVSLINEEGYSRFPIYRESLDTIVGICYAKDIFKIIEEEKEELKAKNILTIAHKPYFVPVTMKIKDVLKNFLSNRIHMAIVVDEYGGTAGLVTLEDVIEELTGEILDEYDDVIEESNITRIDDNTLLVNGSTPINDIERELDEEMPETDFETISGFLLEQLERFPKPGEKISYDNFEFEVISVTVNKIDKVKVSIRSKNKGDEEIG, via the coding sequence GTGGATGACCCATCTGGTAGTACCGGAGTGTTAATATCATTAGTTGAAGTTATAATTTTATTGTTATTATCTGGATTTTTTTCAGCATCTGAAACAGCAATGACTGCAATGAGTAAACATAAATTAAAAGATTATGTTGAAAATGAAGATGATGAAAAGAAAAAAAATCAAATAGAAAAATTTTTGAAAAAACCAAATCAAGTTTTAACAACAATTTTGATAATGAACAATATAGTTAATATTTTGGCAGCTTCATTAACAACTGTTTTTATAACGAAATTATTTCCAAACTCTCAAGGATTAGCAATTGGAATAGCAACAGGATTTATAACACTCCTAATACTAATATTTGGTGAAATAACTCCAAAAGTTTATGCAAGACAAAATACAGTAAAATTTTTTGAATTTTCATTTAAAATAATAAATATATTAAATTATATTTTAAGACCAATAGCATGGATATTAGTAAGAGTATCAAATTTAGTAATAAGAATTTTTGGAGGTTCCACAATAAATGAAGCACCATTTATAACAGAAAATGAAATAATGAGTTATTTAGATATAGGTCATGAAGAAGGAATAATAGAAAAAGATGAAAAATATTTAATGCAAAGAAGTTTAGAAATGAGAGATACATCTGTTAAAGAAATAATGACACCTCGTGTTGATATAGTTGCAATGGAAGATGATGAAAATATAATGGAATTAGTTTCATTAATAAATGAAGAAGGATATTCAAGGTTTCCAATTTATAGAGAATCATTAGATACAATTGTTGGAATATGTTATGCAAAAGATATCTTTAAAATAATAGAAGAAGAAAAAGAAGAATTAAAAGCAAAAAATATATTAACCATAGCTCATAAACCATACTTTGTTCCAGTAACTATGAAAATAAAAGATGTTTTAAAAAATTTTCTTTCAAATAGAATACATATGGCAATAGTTGTTGATGAATATGGTGGAACAGCTGGGCTTGTTACTCTTGAAGATGTAATAGAAGAACTGACTGGAGAAATATTAGATGAATACGATGACGTAATAGAAGAATCAAATATAACCAGAATAGATGATAATACATTACTTGTAAATGGTTCTACACCAATAAACGATATAGAACGTGAACTCGATGAAGAAATGCCTGAAACAGATTTTGAAACAATAAGTGGCTTTTTATTAGAACAGTTAGAAAGATTCCCAAAACCAGGAGAAAAAATTAGTTATGATAACTTTGAATTTGAAGTTATTTCAGTTACAGTTAATAAAATAGATAAAGTTAAAGTTTCTATAAGAAGTAAAAACAAGGGAGATGAAGAAATTGGATAA
- a CDS encoding nucleotide exchange factor GrpE gives MPKKQNKNEMKDQEIKKEESKEVKKEEKKSKKESKKKEVSLKQIKKELDEIKKQNETLISEVEKSNEEKLKYRDAAVSLKSDFENYKDYVEREKRDIEKKSKESVIKQLINPFQKLSISLKYKDSPEFGKAIEMVYRDFVNAFEKSGLKFISPEKGSQFDPFEHEVIEKFETTEVNEYHVYDVQSVGYKLNNIVVEPAKVVVAVKPKIKKEENEKIEKNENVSKESNNEANKEGEN, from the coding sequence ATGCCAAAAAAACAAAATAAAAACGAAATGAAGGATCAAGAAATAAAAAAAGAAGAAAGTAAAGAAGTAAAGAAAGAAGAAAAAAAATCAAAAAAAGAAAGCAAGAAAAAAGAAGTATCTTTAAAACAAATAAAAAAAGAGCTAGATGAAATAAAAAAGCAAAATGAAACGTTAATTTCTGAAGTAGAAAAATCAAATGAAGAAAAATTAAAGTATAGAGATGCTGCAGTTAGTTTAAAATCTGATTTTGAAAATTATAAAGATTATGTTGAAAGAGAAAAAAGAGATATTGAAAAAAAATCAAAAGAATCAGTAATAAAACAATTAATTAATCCATTTCAAAAATTGAGTATATCTTTAAAATATAAAGATTCTCCAGAATTTGGAAAAGCAATAGAAATGGTTTATAGAGATTTTGTAAATGCTTTTGAAAAATCAGGTTTGAAGTTTATTTCGCCAGAAAAAGGAAGTCAATTTGATCCATTTGAACATGAAGTTATTGAAAAATTTGAAACTACTGAAGTAAATGAATATCATGTTTATGATGTTCAAAGCGTTGGTTATAAATTAAATAATATTGTTGTAGAACCAGCTAAAGTTGTGGTTGCAGTGAAACCAAAAATAAAAAAAGAAGAAAATGAAAAAATAGAAAAGAACGAAAATGTGAGTAAAGAATCGAATAATGAGGCAAACAAAGAAGGTGAAAACTAA
- a CDS encoding YitT family protein encodes MSKKNFLDYTIITFGTFLTALGIVLFLDPFNIVAGGVSGLSIGMKALFGWDLSIQILIYNIVLFLLGFKLLGLGFGVKSIYSSVLLSFFIWIMEHVYSLQNILKTIETTNSIDMVLMASVYGSIISGVGLGLVIWRGATTGGTDIIAMILNKYFHMTVGSGLMIADAIVTMTAFFINPILPMYGLIAIFIVAKTIDGVIDGLSSTRTVLIISDKYDKIKDGIYEKLDRGVTYLKGVGTYTNKEKNVIMLTIFKSEIGELKSLLNEIDSKAFTVILENKEALGYGFKKIS; translated from the coding sequence GTGTCAAAAAAAAATTTTTTAGATTATACAATAATTACCTTTGGAACTTTTTTAACTGCATTGGGAATAGTTTTATTTTTAGATCCATTTAATATAGTTGCTGGTGGAGTTAGTGGGCTTTCAATAGGAATGAAAGCCCTTTTTGGTTGGGATTTAAGTATACAAATTTTAATATACAATATAGTGTTATTTTTACTTGGATTTAAACTATTGGGTCTTGGATTTGGAGTAAAAAGTATATATTCTTCAGTTCTATTATCTTTTTTTATTTGGATAATGGAACATGTATACAGCTTGCAAAATATATTAAAAACTATAGAAACTACTAATTCAATAGATATGGTTTTAATGGCAAGTGTTTATGGATCTATTATAAGTGGTGTAGGTCTTGGACTTGTTATATGGCGTGGAGCAACTACTGGCGGAACAGACATAATTGCTATGATATTAAATAAATATTTTCATATGACAGTAGGTTCTGGTTTGATGATAGCAGATGCCATAGTTACAATGACTGCATTTTTTATAAATCCAATTTTACCAATGTATGGACTTATAGCTATTTTTATAGTTGCAAAGACTATAGATGGTGTTATAGATGGATTAAGTTCCACACGTACTGTTTTGATTATAAGTGATAAATATGATAAAATAAAAGATGGAATATATGAAAAATTAGATAGAGGGGTAACTTATTTAAAAGGTGTTGGAACATATACCAATAAAGAAAAAAATGTAATTATGCTTACAATTTTTAAATCAGAAATAGGAGAATTAAAATCATTATTAAATGAAATTGATTCTAAAGCTTTTACAGTAATACTTGAAAATAAAGAAGCACTTGGTTATGGATTTAAAAAAATTTCATAA
- a CDS encoding cytidine deaminase, with amino-acid sequence MKKLDKKIFNTLYEKALKARENAYAPYSNFKVGAALLTEDNEIFVGCNVENASYGLSICAERNAIFSANAAGKRKYKGLVVVADTEGPVSPCGACRQVIYEFGDYEVVLTNLQGDIKETTSKELLPYGFNGDDLNEKK; translated from the coding sequence ATGAAGAAATTGGATAAAAAAATATTTAATACTTTATATGAAAAAGCTTTGAAAGCAAGAGAAAATGCCTACGCTCCATATTCTAATTTTAAAGTTGGTGCAGCATTATTAACAGAAGATAATGAAATCTTTGTTGGGTGTAATGTTGAAAATGCTTCTTATGGACTTTCTATATGTGCAGAAAGAAATGCTATTTTTTCTGCAAATGCAGCAGGAAAAAGAAAATATAAAGGATTAGTTGTAGTTGCGGATACAGAAGGACCAGTAAGTCCATGTGGTGCATGTAGGCAAGTTATATATGAATTTGGAGATTATGAAGTTGTACTTACAAACTTACAAGGAGATATAAAGGAAACAACATCAAAAGAGTTACTTCCATATGGATTTAACGGTGATGATTTAAATGAAAAAAAATAA
- the gltX gene encoding glutamate--tRNA ligase, whose product MIRTRFAPSPTGYLHVGGARTALFNYLFARKNGGKFILRIEDTDIERSTKESEEQLIKALKWLGLDWDEGPQVGGEVGPYRQSERTEIYKQKTKELIESGKAYEAYAYSEELDKIKEELLAAGKPPHYSYEEISKYDTPERRKEFEEKGLKPVVFFKMPRKDYSIKDLIKGDVTFKKGAIGDFVLMRSNGLPTYNYAVVIDDMLMQISHVIRGDDHLSNTLRQVAIYEAFEMPLPQFAHVSMILGTDGKRLSKRHGATSVEEFKYRGYLPESVVNYLALLGWSHPEGKEIVELSEMIEKFDLDRVNSSPAVFDEVKMKWMNANYIRKTNVEKLYELSIPFITESKLLTEEQCKDNKKWLLEAFELIKTSVEELQKVPEELSILIKDFEIDETNQEFLEYLNAENVKQSIKIALEKFINDEEWTEKTVLENLKIAMKEAKPAKKPFYMALRKSITNEFHGPDLVKSIHLIGRARVIERLERVVNL is encoded by the coding sequence ATGATAAGAACAAGATTTGCACCAAGCCCAACAGGATATTTACATGTTGGAGGTGCAAGAACAGCCTTATTTAATTATTTATTTGCAAGAAAAAATGGTGGAAAATTTATTTTAAGAATAGAAGATACAGATATAGAAAGATCAACAAAAGAATCAGAAGAACAATTGATAAAAGCGTTAAAATGGCTTGGATTAGATTGGGATGAAGGACCACAAGTTGGAGGAGAAGTTGGACCTTACAGACAAAGTGAAAGAACAGAAATATACAAACAAAAAACAAAAGAATTAATAGAATCAGGAAAAGCATATGAAGCATATGCATACTCTGAAGAATTAGATAAAATAAAAGAAGAACTTCTCGCAGCAGGTAAACCGCCACACTATTCATATGAAGAAATATCAAAGTATGATACACCTGAAAGAAGAAAAGAATTTGAAGAAAAAGGATTAAAACCAGTAGTATTTTTTAAAATGCCAAGAAAAGATTATTCAATAAAAGATTTAATAAAAGGAGACGTTACATTCAAAAAAGGAGCAATAGGAGACTTTGTTCTTATGAGAAGTAATGGACTTCCAACATATAATTATGCCGTTGTAATAGACGACATGTTGATGCAAATAAGTCATGTAATAAGAGGAGACGATCACTTATCAAATACACTTCGTCAAGTTGCAATATATGAAGCATTTGAAATGCCTCTTCCACAATTTGCTCACGTATCAATGATACTCGGAACAGATGGAAAAAGACTCTCAAAAAGACATGGTGCGACATCAGTTGAAGAATTTAAATATAGAGGATACTTACCTGAATCAGTAGTAAATTACTTAGCCTTACTTGGATGGTCACATCCAGAAGGAAAAGAAATAGTAGAATTATCTGAAATGATAGAAAAATTTGATTTAGACAGAGTAAATTCATCACCAGCAGTATTTGATGAAGTAAAAATGAAATGGATGAATGCAAATTACATAAGAAAAACAAACGTTGAAAAATTGTATGAACTATCCATACCATTCATAACAGAATCAAAATTGTTGACTGAAGAACAATGTAAAGACAATAAAAAATGGTTGCTCGAAGCCTTTGAATTAATAAAAACATCAGTTGAAGAATTACAAAAAGTACCAGAAGAACTATCAATATTGATAAAAGACTTTGAAATAGACGAAACAAATCAAGAATTTTTAGAATACTTAAATGCAGAAAATGTTAAACAATCGATAAAAATAGCACTTGAAAAATTTATAAATGATGAAGAATGGACAGAAAAAACAGTACTTGAAAACTTAAAAATAGCAATGAAAGAAGCAAAACCAGCAAAAAAACCATTTTATATGGCACTTAGAAAGAGCATAACAAATGAATTTCATGGACCAGACTTAGTAAAATCAATACACTTAATAGGAAGAGCAAGAGTAATAGAAAGACTCGAAAGAGTGGTGAATTTATGA
- the dnaJ gene encoding molecular chaperone DnaJ: protein MEKKDYYKILNIDKSASPEEIKKAYRKLVKEWHPDRHMENKHIAEEKFKEIQEAYEVLSNPEKKKLYDRFGFVPEGGMPNGGQAGGFEDIFQDFFGGGGDSGNPFSDIFDTFFGGGGRSSAREESRAERGQDIHATINLELKDVLYDIKKKLEYSRYQTCTSCNGTGAKNGTAFKTCPRCHGEGTIHEEQRSFFGTFVKTYPCPTCGGTGKIIEEKCDVCNGKGKTVKKEKLDITIPAGVEDGYVFRVRGKGHAGKNGGQDGSLILHINVKPNNKFIRKGANLETEVTIDYVTAALGGKIKVPTLEGDIIEKINEGTNPGTIIRLKNQGLPTFNGRRRGDIYVKLNVKIDKPSLKEKKILKELAKAKKIEI, encoded by the coding sequence ATGGAAAAAAAAGATTATTATAAAATTTTAAATATAGATAAAAGCGCTTCACCAGAAGAAATTAAAAAAGCATATAGAAAATTAGTTAAAGAATGGCATCCAGATAGACATATGGAAAACAAACATATAGCAGAAGAAAAATTTAAAGAAATACAAGAGGCTTATGAAGTTTTAAGTAATCCAGAAAAGAAAAAATTATATGATAGATTTGGATTTGTTCCAGAAGGTGGAATGCCTAATGGTGGACAAGCAGGAGGTTTTGAAGATATATTTCAAGACTTTTTTGGAGGTGGAGGAGACTCAGGAAATCCATTTTCAGATATATTTGATACCTTTTTTGGAGGTGGAGGAAGAAGTTCTGCAAGAGAAGAAAGTAGAGCTGAAAGAGGACAAGATATACACGCTACCATAAATTTAGAGCTAAAAGATGTTTTGTATGATATTAAGAAAAAATTAGAATATTCAAGATATCAAACATGTACTTCATGTAATGGAACAGGAGCAAAAAATGGAACTGCTTTTAAAACGTGTCCAAGATGTCATGGAGAAGGAACTATACATGAAGAACAACGATCATTCTTTGGTACTTTTGTAAAGACATATCCTTGTCCAACTTGTGGTGGAACAGGAAAAATAATAGAAGAAAAATGTGATGTATGTAACGGAAAAGGAAAAACAGTAAAAAAAGAAAAATTAGATATAACAATTCCAGCGGGTGTAGAAGATGGATATGTATTTAGAGTAAGAGGAAAAGGGCATGCTGGAAAAAATGGTGGACAAGATGGAAGTTTAATACTTCATATAAATGTAAAACCAAACAATAAATTTATAAGAAAAGGTGCAAATCTTGAAACAGAAGTAACAATTGATTATGTAACAGCAGCTCTTGGTGGAAAGATTAAAGTACCAACTTTAGAAGGAGATATAATAGAAAAAATAAATGAAGGTACAAATCCTGGAACTATAATAAGGTTAAAAAATCAAGGATTGCCAACATTTAATGGAAGACGCCGTGGAGATATATACGTTAAATTAAATGTGAAAATAGATAAGCCATCATTAAAGGAAAAGAAAATATTAAAAGAACTTGCAAAGGCAAAAAAAATTGAAATATAA
- a CDS encoding fused response regulator/phosphatase, whose translation MKKNKIVVIDDSSINRMFIKTIIEENLPKFEVFEAENGMEGFKLCKEEKPNVILLDIMMPELDGYEVCKMLKKEESTKRIPVIFLSALTDAEDKAKGFDVGGIDYITKPSEIKEVIARINTHAGLYNVQNELREYIKKVNEDLLMAQKVQIEMLPKTKKVDGLSMDWCFKPSFNVSGDMFGLIPIESGAIFYVIDVSGHGAASAMLSLLIKQQIENLVSTGITDLKILGKKLDDGKFFNLSDGAYFTAIFVKIENNKANICNFGHREPLLISDKIKVINEGNFPLGMNLINEEEIVEKIYDFQKDDIILLYTDGLIEAVNENNKEFTMEMIIKLIKNIQEKTPKIIINKIKEEFEHFIESKKPDDDITIFAVKKEI comes from the coding sequence ATGAAAAAAAATAAAATAGTAGTTATAGATGATTCTTCTATAAATAGGATGTTTATAAAAACAATAATTGAAGAAAACCTTCCAAAGTTTGAAGTTTTTGAAGCGGAAAATGGAATGGAAGGTTTTAAACTCTGTAAAGAAGAAAAACCAAATGTAATACTTTTAGATATAATGATGCCAGAACTTGATGGTTATGAAGTGTGTAAAATGTTAAAAAAAGAAGAATCAACCAAAAGAATACCAGTTATATTTTTAAGTGCTTTAACCGATGCAGAAGATAAAGCAAAAGGATTTGATGTTGGTGGAATCGATTATATAACAAAACCATCAGAAATAAAAGAAGTAATAGCAAGAATAAATACACATGCAGGTTTATACAATGTTCAAAATGAATTGAGAGAATATATAAAAAAAGTAAATGAAGATTTATTAATGGCTCAAAAGGTTCAAATAGAAATGCTTCCAAAAACAAAAAAAGTAGATGGACTTTCAATGGATTGGTGTTTCAAACCATCTTTTAATGTTTCTGGAGATATGTTTGGATTAATACCAATAGAAAGCGGAGCAATTTTTTATGTTATAGATGTATCAGGACATGGTGCAGCATCTGCAATGCTATCTCTTTTAATAAAACAACAAATAGAAAATCTTGTTTCAACCGGAATAACAGATTTAAAAATACTTGGAAAAAAATTAGATGATGGAAAATTTTTTAATTTATCAGATGGAGCATACTTTACAGCGATATTTGTAAAGATAGAAAACAATAAAGCAAATATATGTAATTTTGGACATAGAGAACCTTTGTTGATTTCAGATAAAATAAAAGTTATAAACGAAGGAAATTTTCCACTTGGAATGAACTTGATAAACGAAGAAGAAATAGTTGAAAAAATATATGATTTTCAAAAAGATGATATAATTTTATTGTATACGGATGGTTTAATAGAAGCGGTAAATGAGAATAACAAAGAATTCACAATGGAAATGATAATTAAATTAATAAAAAATATTCAAGAAAAAACTCCAAAAATAATTATAAATAAAATAAAAGAAGAATTTGAGCATTTTATAGAAAGTAAAAAACCAGATGATGATATAACTATTTTTGCTGTAAAAAAGGAGATTTAA